The following coding sequences lie in one Pseudomonas svalbardensis genomic window:
- the pvdO gene encoding dihydropyoverdine dehydrogenase, whose product MNRDQLTLSLKALALTALMVGLLPTTAQAAATPQPGKVFKDCRDCPEMVVLPAGTFAMGTPDDEVGREPDEGPMHDVTFAKPFAMSRFQVTAGEWDSYMRESGVTIANGDTRPGRECVASKPRYPQSPRQPAVCMNFDDVKNYVAWLSKKTGQKYHMVSEAQREYAARGGSKGPFPFPFDEGKEYSIAKHANTYGPADGYSFSSPVGSYPPNAFGMYDMHGNVYEWVEDCEHPDYVGAPTDGSAWVEPKCEAVRIRGNDWAEAPVFSRSGNRNSLYPQERGDWMGFRIVRDL is encoded by the coding sequence ATGAACCGAGATCAATTGACCTTGTCACTCAAGGCCCTGGCCCTGACCGCACTCATGGTCGGACTTTTGCCGACCACCGCCCAAGCGGCCGCCACCCCGCAACCGGGCAAAGTGTTCAAGGACTGCCGGGACTGCCCGGAAATGGTCGTGCTGCCCGCCGGCACCTTCGCCATGGGCACCCCCGATGACGAAGTCGGTCGCGAACCCGATGAAGGTCCGATGCATGACGTGACCTTCGCCAAACCATTCGCCATGAGCCGCTTCCAGGTCACCGCCGGTGAATGGGACAGCTACATGCGCGAGAGTGGCGTGACCATCGCCAACGGCGACACCCGGCCGGGTCGCGAGTGCGTCGCCAGCAAGCCGCGCTATCCGCAAAGCCCGCGTCAGCCTGCGGTGTGCATGAACTTCGACGACGTGAAAAACTACGTCGCCTGGCTGTCGAAAAAAACCGGGCAGAAGTACCACATGGTCAGCGAAGCCCAACGCGAATATGCCGCGCGCGGCGGCAGCAAAGGGCCGTTCCCCTTCCCGTTCGATGAGGGCAAGGAATACAGCATCGCCAAGCACGCCAACACCTATGGCCCGGCGGACGGTTACAGTTTCAGTTCGCCAGTGGGCAGCTACCCGCCGAACGCCTTTGGCATGTACGACATGCATGGCAACGTTTACGAATGGGTCGAAGACTGCGAACACCCGGACTACGTCGGTGCGCCCACCGATGGCAGCGCCTGGGTCGAGCCCAAATGCGAAGCCGTACGGATTCGCGGCAACGACTGGGCTGAAGCACCGGTGTTCTCGCGCTCCGGCAACCGCAACAGCCTGTACCCGCAAGAGCGCGGCGACTGGATGGGGTTTCGCATCGTGCGCGACCTCTAA
- a CDS encoding cyclic peptide export ABC transporter: MTQPTRGAIGELFALLKPFRLIVAASIFLGMVGGLSVTVLLATINNALHSDTGLTQGVVTLFAGLCLLALASSICSDIGTNYVGQHIIAKLRKQLGEKVLSAPIEQIERYRSHRLIPVLTHDVDTISDFAFAFAPLAISVTVTLGCMGYLAILSWPMFLIMVAAILIGTAIQAYAQSKGVQGFMAAREAEDELQKHYNAIAEGAKELRIHRPRRQRMFVSGIKATAEFICNTQVRSINTFVIAKTFGSMLFFVVIGLALALQTFWPSADKTVMSGFVLVLLYMKGPLEHLISTLPIVSRAQIAFRRIAELSEQFSTPEPHLLLSDKGNVKQAVHELKLADVRFSFPAAEGAATFQLGPVNLTIKQGDITFIVGENGCGKTTLIKLLLGLYTPQQGAIHVNGEVIDAANRDDYRQLFTTIFADYYLFDDVVQGDTHIPEDANKYLQRLEIAHKVSVKDGNFTTTDLSTGQRKRLALVNAWLEERPVLVFDEWAADQDPTFRRIFYTELLPDLKRLGKTIIVISHDDRYFDVADQLVRMQSGRVVTELATA; the protein is encoded by the coding sequence ATGACCCAGCCTACCCGTGGCGCCATCGGCGAATTGTTCGCCCTGTTGAAACCCTTTCGGCTCATCGTCGCCGCGTCCATTTTCCTGGGCATGGTCGGCGGCCTGAGCGTCACGGTATTGCTGGCGACCATCAACAACGCACTGCATTCGGACACCGGCCTGACCCAAGGCGTGGTCACCCTGTTCGCTGGTCTGTGCCTGCTGGCACTGGCCAGTTCGATCTGCTCGGACATCGGCACCAACTATGTCGGCCAGCACATCATTGCCAAGCTGCGTAAACAGTTGGGTGAAAAAGTTCTGTCGGCACCGATCGAACAAATCGAACGCTATCGCAGCCACCGTCTGATTCCGGTGCTGACCCACGACGTCGACACCATCAGCGACTTCGCTTTCGCCTTCGCACCTTTGGCCATTTCCGTCACCGTGACCTTGGGCTGCATGGGGTACCTGGCCATTCTGTCTTGGCCAATGTTCCTGATCATGGTCGCCGCCATCCTGATCGGCACGGCGATTCAGGCCTACGCCCAGAGCAAAGGTGTTCAGGGTTTCATGGCCGCCCGGGAGGCCGAAGATGAACTGCAAAAGCACTACAACGCGATTGCCGAAGGCGCCAAGGAACTGCGCATTCATCGCCCACGCCGCCAACGCATGTTCGTCTCGGGCATCAAGGCTACGGCCGAATTCATCTGCAACACCCAGGTGCGTTCGATCAATACATTCGTCATTGCCAAGACCTTCGGCTCGATGCTGTTCTTCGTGGTCATCGGCCTGGCCCTCGCGCTGCAAACCTTTTGGCCGAGTGCCGATAAAACGGTGATGAGCGGCTTCGTGCTGGTGCTGCTTTATATGAAAGGTCCGTTGGAGCATTTGATCAGCACCTTGCCAATCGTCAGCCGCGCGCAGATTGCCTTCCGCCGCATCGCCGAACTGTCGGAGCAGTTTTCCACCCCGGAACCTCATCTGCTGCTCAGCGATAAAGGCAACGTCAAACAAGCGGTGCACGAACTGAAACTGGCCGATGTGCGTTTCAGCTTCCCGGCTGCGGAAGGCGCCGCAACCTTCCAGCTCGGGCCGGTGAACCTGACGATCAAGCAAGGCGACATCACCTTTATTGTCGGCGAGAACGGTTGCGGCAAGACCACGCTGATCAAACTGCTGCTGGGCCTGTACACGCCGCAGCAGGGTGCAATCCACGTCAATGGCGAAGTGATCGACGCCGCCAACCGCGATGACTATCGCCAGTTGTTCACCACCATTTTTGCCGACTATTACCTGTTCGATGATGTGGTCCAGGGCGATACGCACATCCCCGAAGACGCCAACAAATACCTGCAACGGCTGGAGATCGCGCACAAGGTCAGCGTCAAGGACGGCAACTTCACCACCACCGACCTCTCCACCGGCCAGCGCAAACGCCTGGCCCTGGTCAATGCCTGGCTGGAGGAGCGTCCGGTGCTGGTGTTCGATGAATGGGCTGCAGATCAGGACCCGACCTTCCGGCGGATTTTTTACACCGAGCTGCTACCGGACCTCAAACGTCTGGGCAAGACCATCATCGTGATCTCCCACGATGACCGTTATTTCGACGTGGCGGACCAACTGGTGCGCATGCAAAGCGGACGGGTTGTCACCGAGCTGGCCACCGCCTGA
- a CDS encoding TonB-dependent siderophore receptor, with protein sequence MRPQTRRTPLALAVQRPTLHRTLFTSVLLTATLLGSSMANAAPVKVNIAGQSLSNALTELGMQTNLQILYSPDQVAGIKSRAVSGSLEPSDALKALLQGTGISFQINGNSVTLVSGGGSSLQLGATTISGRALGLTTEDTGSYTTGATTTATKLPLSIRETPQSVTVVTRQQMDDRGVTSVADALRNTPGVTSQKYDSDRTEFSARGFAITNFQYDGVNIPYDGVYGENPNNSDDAASLDHIEVTKGATGLMTGSGDPSATVNLIRKKPTKDFKASVSATAGSWDNYRTEGDISGSLTDSGNVRGRFVGAYQDKGSYIDHYSQKKDIYYGILEADLTDDTLLTLGVDKSSTTPRGSSWTGNSPYFTDGGRTDFSRSFNPGADWSRRDFDSVTYFSSLEQALANDWKFKASFDQKTTDHDTQLASASGGYADRATGEGNFLYWGRWEGHRVQNTADVNVSGPFTLGGREHELVAGFMASHSRQTGATYDTSAFALVPGSIYDWNGSLPKQDFPKNGKYERTQSQNGLYLATRLRPTDDLSFILGSRLSTFKYNEDYSYTPGGTLTDTHASYKEHGVVTPYAGVVYDLNDTYSVYASYTKIYQPQIYKDVTGSTLKPVEGDSYETGIKAAYFEGKLNASFALFQIEQDNVAQYVTTDVGTGQDVYKAISGATTKGVELELAGELAQDWNVTAGYTYARTRDDDEQRIFGFPLASSKPEHVVRTFTTYRLPGALNQFTVGGGISWQSAFYGQSYSPNVGNGEGGSTMLKQGGYTLVDLMTRYQYDEHLSFTANAYNVFDKKYMSGLGNFGTTFYGEPRNLQITAKYDF encoded by the coding sequence ATGCGACCTCAAACACGCCGCACACCTCTCGCGCTGGCCGTACAGCGCCCGACTTTGCATCGCACCCTGTTCACTAGCGTACTGCTGACCGCCACCTTGCTGGGGAGCTCGATGGCCAATGCTGCACCTGTAAAAGTGAACATTGCAGGTCAATCGCTTTCCAACGCGCTGACCGAACTGGGCATGCAGACTAATCTGCAGATCCTCTACAGCCCGGATCAGGTTGCAGGGATCAAGTCTCGCGCAGTGTCCGGTTCCCTGGAACCGTCCGATGCCCTGAAGGCCCTGCTGCAAGGCACCGGCATCTCGTTCCAGATCAACGGCAACAGCGTCACCCTGGTGTCCGGCGGCGGCTCGAGCCTGCAACTGGGCGCGACCACCATTTCCGGCCGGGCCCTGGGCCTGACCACAGAAGACACCGGTTCCTACACCACCGGCGCCACCACCACCGCGACCAAGCTGCCGCTGTCCATTCGCGAAACCCCGCAATCAGTCACCGTGGTCACCCGTCAGCAGATGGACGATCGCGGTGTCACCAGCGTCGCCGACGCATTGCGCAACACCCCTGGCGTCACGTCGCAGAAGTACGACAGTGACCGTACTGAGTTTTCTGCTCGTGGTTTTGCCATCACCAACTTCCAGTACGACGGCGTCAACATTCCTTACGACGGTGTTTACGGTGAGAACCCGAACAACAGCGACGACGCCGCCAGCCTCGACCACATCGAAGTCACCAAGGGTGCTACCGGCCTGATGACCGGCTCGGGTGACCCGTCCGCCACGGTCAACCTGATCCGCAAGAAGCCGACCAAGGATTTCAAGGCCTCGGTCAGCGCTACCGCAGGTTCCTGGGACAACTACCGCACCGAAGGCGACATCTCCGGTTCGCTGACCGACTCGGGCAACGTGCGCGGTCGCTTCGTTGGCGCCTACCAGGACAAAGGTTCGTACATCGACCACTACAGCCAGAAAAAAGACATCTACTACGGCATCCTTGAAGCCGACCTGACGGACGACACCCTGCTGACCCTGGGCGTCGACAAGTCCAGTACCACCCCGCGCGGCAGCTCCTGGACCGGTAACTCGCCGTACTTCACCGACGGCGGCCGTACCGACTTTTCTCGCAGTTTCAACCCCGGTGCAGACTGGAGCCGTCGTGATTTCGACAGCGTCACCTACTTCTCGTCGCTGGAACAAGCACTGGCCAATGACTGGAAATTCAAGGCCAGCTTCGACCAGAAAACCACCGATCACGATACCCAATTGGCCTCGGCCAGCGGTGGTTACGCGGACCGCGCCACGGGCGAAGGCAATTTCCTTTACTGGGGTCGCTGGGAAGGTCATCGCGTGCAGAACACGGCTGACGTAAACGTCTCCGGACCGTTCACCCTGGGCGGTCGCGAGCACGAACTGGTGGCCGGTTTCATGGCGTCCCACTCGCGCCAGACCGGTGCAACGTACGACACCAGCGCCTTCGCACTGGTGCCGGGCAGCATCTATGACTGGAACGGTAGCCTGCCGAAACAGGACTTCCCGAAAAACGGCAAGTACGAACGCACCCAGAGCCAGAACGGCCTTTACCTGGCCACGCGCCTGCGCCCGACCGACGACCTGTCGTTCATCCTCGGCAGCCGTCTGAGCACCTTCAAGTACAACGAAGATTACTCCTACACTCCGGGCGGCACCCTCACCGACACTCACGCCAGCTACAAGGAACATGGCGTCGTCACGCCTTACGCCGGTGTGGTCTATGACCTGAACGATACGTACTCGGTCTACGCCAGCTACACCAAGATCTACCAGCCACAAATCTACAAGGACGTGACCGGTTCGACCCTCAAGCCAGTTGAAGGCGACAGCTACGAAACCGGCATCAAAGCGGCTTATTTCGAAGGCAAGCTGAATGCCAGCTTCGCCTTGTTCCAGATCGAGCAGGACAACGTCGCGCAATACGTCACCACCGACGTCGGCACCGGCCAAGACGTTTACAAAGCCATCTCCGGCGCCACCACCAAGGGTGTGGAACTGGAACTGGCCGGCGAACTGGCGCAGGACTGGAACGTAACTGCCGGCTACACCTATGCCCGTACCCGTGACGACGACGAACAACGCATCTTCGGTTTCCCGCTGGCCTCCAGCAAACCGGAACACGTAGTGCGTACGTTCACCACTTACCGTCTGCCTGGTGCGCTGAACCAGTTCACCGTCGGTGGTGGTATCAGCTGGCAGAGCGCTTTCTACGGCCAGAGCTACAGCCCGAACGTGGGTAACGGCGAAGGCGGCAGCACCATGCTCAAACAAGGCGGCTACACCCTTGTGGACCTGATGACCCGTTATCAGTACGACGAACACCT